Below is a genomic region from Thermodesulfobacteriota bacterium.
AAAAATATTTTAGGGCCGAAAATTATTTAGCTAGTACTGCTGATTTTCAAAAGATCCCTGGCTACAAGATATCTTATTGGATGGATAAAAAGACAATAAATATTTTCGATAACTCGAACCTGTTATTTGAAGTTGCAGGTATTAAACAAGGTCTTGCAACAGGTGATAACACAAGATTTCTGAGGTTTTGGTATGAAGTTGCTTCCGAAAAGATTGGATTTAACATACCGAATCAGTCTGAAGCAAGCATATTTGACAAAAAATGGTTTCCCTACAACAAGGGAGGAGGTTATAGAAAATGGTACGGAAATTTTGAATTTGTGGTAGATTGGGCTGATGATGGATATGAAATTAGAAATTTATTCGATAAAGATGGGAAGATACTTTCACGTCCGCAGAACAGAGAATACTATTTTAAAAGGTCCATATCGTGGTCCAAGGTTACGATAGGACAAATTTCGTTCAGATTTATCCCACAAGGATTCATTTTTGATGTTGCAGGCTGTTCAATATTCCCAAATGAAGATTTAGATTTTTATAAGATTCTTGGTCAGTTGAACAGTAAGGTTATCAATATATTTCTATCTGATATATCAGGTAGTGTAAATTACGAAGTTGGTGATATTTCAAATGTGCCGTTCGATAGAGATTTAATCTCAAGCAATGGGAAAATTGTTTTTATTGCTAATGAGGCAATAGAGATCGCCAAATTGGATTGGGACTCGTTTGAAACGTCCTGGGATTTTCGGACTTTACCTTGGGCTGGTGGTAAGTTAAAAGGAAAGAGTGCTCGTGAATCCTTTGAAAACTGGAAAAGGTATTCAATTGAGCAAACGAGAAGGATGAAGGAACTGGAAGAGGAAAATAACCGTATCTTTATCGAGGTCTACGGTCTTCAGGAAGAGTTGACACCGGAAGTGCCTGAAGAACAAATTACGCTTGCGGTTAATCCAAAATACCGCTATGGAAACAATTATAGCGAAGAAGAACTCTGGCAACGGTTCAGGGAGGATTCCGTTAAGGAATTAATCTCCTATGCTATTGGCTGCATGATGGGTAGGTATAGTCTGGATGAGCCCGGATTAGTTTATGCTTATAGTGGGAATGAAGGTTTTGATCCGTCGAGATATAAGACTTTTCCTGTAGATGCTGACGGAATCATTCCAATAATGGACGAGGAGTGGTTTTCTGATGATGCTGCTAACCGTTTTGTTGAATTCTTAAAAGCGGTCTGGTCTCCCGAAACGATTAAAGAAAATCTCGACTTTGTTGCTGAGAGTCTAGGGCAGAAAAAAGAAGAGTCGTCTCTCGAAACTATACGTAGATATTTAAACAATGAATTCTTCAAAGATCACCTCAGAACTTACAAAAAGCGTCCGATATACTGGCTTTTCTCAAGCGGGAAATATAAGGCCTTTGAGTGCCTTGTTTACCTACATCGCTATAACGAAGCGACATTATCCCGGATGAGGAGTGAGTATGTAACGCCGCTTCAGGGGAAATTAAATGCGAGGATTGAGTATCTTGAGAACGAGAAAGAGTCTGCAAAATCGGCCTCAGCTCAGAAGAAGTTACAGAGGGAGATTGACCTGTTAAGGAAGAAGCAGGCAGAACTCTCAGCGTTTGACGATGAGCTAAGGCATTATGCCGATATGAGGATAAACCTGGACCTGGATGATGGGGTGAAGGTTAACTATGCGAAGTTCGGGAATCTATTAGCTGAGGTTAAAACGGTAACCGGGGATAAGGGAGATTAGAATGCTATTCTTCTTATAACATATATTAAGTGAATTGGTTCATGGATATAAAGCAAGTAAAAGATAGCTTGAATAAAATCTTCAAAGAAAAGGATACGAGAATAGTCTTCTGGTATGACACTGAGAGGGAGTTCGAGGAAGTAATTCCTTCCCTTGAGCTTGACGGTATCGGACTAATCCGGCTTGACGAAACTTCTCCACTTGAGGTCAAAATAAAGCTTGAGCTTGAGGACAAAGAGGGGAAGTATATTGTTTATTCTCCATCTCCGGAACCTGATCCTGAGGAGGATTGGCTCCTGGATATTCGGCTTTACAGCTATACCTTCCATGCGGATAGGGCTTCTCTTCTTCTTAACGAACTGGGTCTAAAGAATCAGACAATGCGTTCCTATTTAAAGGAAAGGCATAGTTTTTTCCGAAGCCAGGACAGGCTAAAGAAGCTTCAAAAATGGGTTACCCCTGACGACACAGAGGATGATATTGACCTTAAAATGCTTGCAGTTCTTGCCAGGTCAGATCACCCTGACTTCTTTTCAAGTTTGATGAAGCTCTTTGATAGCTTTTGCTCAGATGGGGATTTTAATCCACATGATGATTCTAAGATATGGGAAGATATCGAAAAGCACGGACTGGTACAGTCCTTCTGGAAAATTGCTGAAAGGACGTTTGGCCATGTAAATGACTCTCCCGCTATTCAGGACTTTATCATAAGGCTTATTGTCGCCGATCTTGCCAATAGTTTGAAAACCAACTTCCCCAGCAGCCTTAAACACTTTCTCTTAGAAAACGAGTCACAGCGTTTAAACGCCTCGGTTTTTCTTTCACAATGGCGTACAAATCTAGACCATTATCAGAGCTACAAGATAATATCCAATTATTATTCGAAGGAACTCAGGGTTGAAGATTTAATCAGGGACCTTGAGGTGGATGATTTACTCGACGTGATGACGTTTGAAGCAGTAGAGCAAAAGATCATAAAGGATTTAAGAGACAAGATCGTTGACCTTAACCTCGGTATTTATTCCGATGAATTTAAAGAAATAATTAGGAAAAGGCTTGATGGGCAATGGGCCGGAAAAGTACTGGGAGTCACGGAAGGGACTAATCTCTATCGAAGCACATACCAGGCTCTAGAGACCGCTATCGGCCTATTGGGGTTAAGGAATAAATGCGATCCCGGATTTAGTTACCCCTCGGCTGAAGCAATGTTTCGGAGCTACACAAACGAGCTTTATCTCTTTGACCAATTTTATAGAAAATTCCATGAATATGCAGATAAGGTCGAGCTGGGCGGCTGGGATATCTTAAAGAAACTGGATGACGCTGTAGAAGATTGCTACAACGATTGGTTCATTTCCCATTTGGCTCTCACCTGGGGAAGTTTTATAGAAAAAGGAAGTGAGAGGGGGTTAATAAAGGAGTGGTCGCTCCCTGGTATAAAGAATCAATACAATTTCTACGAATTCTATGTTGAAAACGTCATAAAGACGACCTCCAGGAATAGAATTTTCGTGATTATAAGTGATGGTCTCAGATATGAGGCGGCGGAAGAGCTAACCCGCCTAATAAACGGAAGGTACAGGTTTAGAGCAAAGATTGATGCGATGCTGGGTGTACTGCCGAGCTATACTGGGCTGGGAATGGCCGTTCTATTACCGCATAAGACTTTAACCTATAAAGATAAAAATTCACCTGAAATTCTCGTGGATGGTCTTCCATCCAGCACACTAGAGCAGAGGAGTAAAATCCTGGCTAGGGTTAAGGGAACTACCATTAAAGCCGAGGACCTGTTTTCGATGAACAAGGATGAAGGAAGGGAATTCGTCAAGCCTCACCAGATTATTTACATCTATCATAATAAAATCGACGCCATCGGAGACAAAGCTTCATCGGAGTCAAATACATTT
It encodes:
- the pglZ gene encoding BREX-1 system phosphatase PglZ type A — encoded protein: MDIKQVKDSLNKIFKEKDTRIVFWYDTEREFEEVIPSLELDGIGLIRLDETSPLEVKIKLELEDKEGKYIVYSPSPEPDPEEDWLLDIRLYSYTFHADRASLLLNELGLKNQTMRSYLKERHSFFRSQDRLKKLQKWVTPDDTEDDIDLKMLAVLARSDHPDFFSSLMKLFDSFCSDGDFNPHDDSKIWEDIEKHGLVQSFWKIAERTFGHVNDSPAIQDFIIRLIVADLANSLKTNFPSSLKHFLLENESQRLNASVFLSQWRTNLDHYQSYKIISNYYSKELRVEDLIRDLEVDDLLDVMTFEAVEQKIIKDLRDKIVDLNLGIYSDEFKEIIRKRLDGQWAGKVLGVTEGTNLYRSTYQALETAIGLLGLRNKCDPGFSYPSAEAMFRSYTNELYLFDQFYRKFHEYADKVELGGWDILKKLDDAVEDCYNDWFISHLALTWGSFIEKGSERGLIKEWSLPGIKNQYNFYEFYVENVIKTTSRNRIFVIISDGLRYEAAEELTRLINGRYRFRAKIDAMLGVLPSYTGLGMAVLLPHKTLTYKDKNSPEILVDGLPSSTLEQRSKILARVKGTTIKAEDLFSMNKDEGREFVKPHQIIYIYHNKIDAIGDKASSESNTFNAVSETVEYLISLTSFIINSLNGSYVIITADHGFLYMNRTPRSIDKSVLDRQPPETLLSNNRYILGRSLGKSTKVWKGSTKVTSGTDDDMEFWLPKGANRFNFFGGARYFHGGAMLQEIVVPVVTVEEIEGKEAEKTEVRKVGVSLLGTRKKLVTNIHRFEFIQTDPVSERVKPRTLQISIRDGEELISNEETVTFDSISSSMDERKKSVKLILKAGRFDSKKEYYLVLRDAETKIEYDRIPVFIDLAISKEF